One genomic window of Desulfuromonas sp. AOP6 includes the following:
- the lgt gene encoding prolipoprotein diacylglyceryl transferase — protein sequence MTYPQIDPIIFQIGPLAVRWYGVMYLVGFIISYFIIGHLSRQRGLGIDRDGISDLLFYAALGVILGGRLGYTLFYKFSYYLSHPLEVLAIWEGGMSFHGGLLGVVIAVIIFCKRRKISVLLTGDILVTAAAVGLGLGRIGNFINGELWGRVTDVPWGMIFPQAGLLPRHPSQLYEAVLEGLVLFIVLWFLHRKNPPAGVPFFMFFLGYGFFRFMVEFFRQPDEHLGFLWAGATMGQLLSIPMVMVGVIGLWVILKRNK from the coding sequence TTGACTTATCCTCAGATAGATCCAATCATTTTTCAAATTGGCCCCCTGGCTGTCCGCTGGTACGGCGTGATGTACCTTGTGGGATTTATCATCTCCTATTTCATCATTGGACATTTGTCTCGTCAGCGCGGTCTGGGGATTGATCGTGACGGTATATCCGATCTTCTCTTCTATGCCGCGCTTGGGGTTATTCTGGGAGGAAGGTTAGGGTACACTCTGTTCTATAAGTTCTCTTACTACCTCTCTCACCCGTTGGAAGTCCTGGCCATATGGGAAGGCGGCATGAGTTTTCATGGGGGATTGCTCGGTGTCGTGATCGCTGTGATTATTTTCTGCAAGCGTCGGAAGATTTCCGTCCTGTTGACTGGCGATATCCTGGTGACTGCTGCTGCAGTTGGTCTTGGGCTTGGACGTATTGGGAATTTTATCAATGGGGAACTGTGGGGGCGAGTGACGGATGTGCCCTGGGGGATGATTTTCCCACAAGCTGGTTTGCTTCCCAGACACCCGAGTCAGTTGTATGAGGCTGTTTTGGAAGGACTTGTTCTTTTTATTGTTTTATGGTTTTTGCACCGGAAGAATCCTCCTGCCGGCGTCCCTTTTTTTATGTTTTTTCTCGGGTATGGCTTTTTTCGATTTATGGTCGAGTTTTTCAGGCAGCCCGACGAACATCTCGGCTTTCTCTGGGCGGGAGCCACCATGGGGCAGTTGCTGTCCATCCCTATGGTCATGGTTGGCGTGATTGGTCTCTGGGTCATTCTAAAAAGGAATAAATGA